The following proteins come from a genomic window of Candidatus Bathyarchaeia archaeon:
- a CDS encoding sodium:solute symporter family protein, whose protein sequence is MDIYLWGIAAYSVLIILVSAIAAKKAKSFTDYVVAGRSMPLWVLIGTLWASWLGAGTISGNAALYYSFGIGGLWFAFAGPAAHSILIALSKRLRALGQYTVPDILEIRYSPIARYIGAIPAILGFTAITGYQMKAIGYVIEVISGIPSWQGFLYGAIIVVGYTLAGGIWAVAYTDVVQLIFMELGLIIGAVMAVSSVGGISAFQAKLPPAHFNLLGYFDIFKALGYFFPLFFLASIDQNLYQRMYASKDAKTARYGAMALFFGAFFTFLLVMTVSMASYAANPKIKPDMAVFWAGKNLLPPWAGVILLVGALGLIMSTADSYLLSPATNISRDYIQRLWPKVTDKQLIWITRAFVLILGTIAYVLAGYFESVLAMVIVAYTIYGAALWPPVISAFFWKRANAPGAIAGILGGFAGTIIGYWLQISGVPWAKATPLIYMGIIPAIVAMVVVTLATKPPPPEKLEPFASKG, encoded by the coding sequence ATGGACATCTATCTATGGGGTATAGCCGCATACTCCGTATTGATAATCCTCGTGAGCGCAATTGCAGCTAAGAAAGCGAAATCCTTTACAGATTATGTAGTCGCTGGTAGATCAATGCCCCTCTGGGTCTTGATCGGCACGCTTTGGGCCTCTTGGCTAGGCGCAGGGACCATATCCGGCAACGCCGCCCTATATTACTCCTTTGGCATAGGCGGGCTCTGGTTCGCCTTCGCTGGCCCAGCGGCGCACAGCATACTGATAGCCCTTTCGAAGAGGCTGAGGGCCTTGGGACAATATACAGTACCAGACATACTCGAAATCAGGTACAGTCCAATCGCTAGGTACATAGGAGCGATACCCGCGATACTGGGCTTCACAGCCATAACGGGGTATCAGATGAAGGCCATCGGCTATGTCATCGAAGTGATCTCTGGGATACCAAGTTGGCAGGGATTCCTCTACGGAGCCATCATAGTGGTGGGATATACCCTCGCCGGGGGGATCTGGGCCGTTGCCTATACGGATGTCGTCCAATTGATATTCATGGAGCTCGGGCTGATCATAGGGGCCGTTATGGCCGTGTCATCGGTTGGGGGGATTTCCGCCTTCCAAGCGAAGCTCCCGCCGGCCCACTTCAACCTGCTGGGCTACTTCGATATATTCAAGGCCCTGGGATACTTCTTTCCCCTATTCTTCTTGGCCTCGATAGACCAAAACCTTTACCAGAGGATGTACGCCTCTAAAGATGCCAAGACAGCACGTTATGGAGCCATGGCGCTGTTCTTTGGCGCATTCTTCACCTTCCTCTTGGTCATGACGGTATCGATGGCCTCATATGCGGCGAACCCAAAGATAAAACCGGACATGGCGGTCTTCTGGGCCGGTAAGAACCTATTGCCGCCTTGGGCGGGCGTGATCCTATTGGTGGGCGCGCTGGGCTTGATAATGTCAACCGCGGATTCCTATCTGCTCTCGCCAGCCACGAACATATCCAGGGACTACATCCAGAGGCTCTGGCCCAAAGTAACCGATAAGCAACTGATTTGGATCACTAGGGCGTTCGTATTGATCCTGGGAACTATAGCCTATGTCTTGGCCGGTTATTTCGAGTCGGTTCTGGCAATGGTCATAGTGGCATACACAATCTACGGAGCCGCTCTCTGGCCACCGGTGATCTCCGCCTTCTTCTGGAAGAGGGCCAATGCCCCCGGCGCCATAGCGGGGATCCTAGGAGGCTTCGCCGGAACGATAATCGGGTACTGGCTCCAGATCTCAGGAGTCCCATGGGCAAAGGCGACGCCGCTGATATACATGGGCATAATACCGGCCATAGTGGCCATGGTCGTGGTGACGCTAGCGACGAAGCCCCCGCCGCCGGAGAAGCTGGAGCCGTTCGCATCGAAGGGATGA
- the lpdA gene encoding dihydrolipoyl dehydrogenase produces MSAEKFELVVMGGGPGGYVAAIRASQLGLRVALIEREGLGGTCTHRGCIPTKALLRSAEIYRLARVGEEFGVRAENIRFDLRAAMVRKDRIVSRLAKGIESLIASNGIELLRGEGRLRSGGVVEIRGGGSVSEIRFEKLIIATGSSPLWLPIPGARSTGVITSDEALRLEEVPRSLVVIGGGAVGLEFAALFGDLGSSVTVLEMMPQILPGEDPEAAGAMAKALRRRGITIETGSKVSSIEEGPGGLKLVRATGEGGQRIFEGELVLMAAGRAPNTKGIGLEEAGVAMDGNGRIVVNDRMETNVPGIFAVGDAVGKRMFAHSAMAEGIVAAENAAGLDSRMDYAAVPRCVYGEPEVASVGLSEAEARETHGEVIVGRFPMLASGRALTLGERDGFVKLVADARYKALLGAQIVGPNASELIHEIAVAMRSECTLECLAEAIHAHPTLAEAIREAALDGLGRALHMHK; encoded by the coding sequence TTGTCCGCGGAGAAGTTCGAGCTTGTGGTCATGGGAGGGGGGCCCGGCGGCTATGTGGCGGCGATCAGGGCATCCCAGCTCGGCCTAAGGGTGGCGTTGATCGAAAGGGAGGGTTTGGGCGGAACCTGCACCCATAGGGGCTGTATACCGACGAAGGCGCTCCTCAGGAGCGCCGAGATCTATAGGCTAGCGAGGGTTGGGGAGGAGTTCGGCGTAAGGGCGGAGAACATACGATTTGATCTTAGGGCGGCCATGGTCAGAAAGGATCGAATAGTCTCCAGGTTGGCGAAGGGCATCGAATCCCTAATCGCATCGAACGGCATCGAGCTCCTCAGGGGAGAGGGGCGCCTCAGGTCGGGCGGGGTCGTGGAGATAAGAGGAGGGGGCTCCGTTTCGGAGATCCGCTTTGAGAAGCTGATAATCGCGACCGGCTCCTCGCCCCTGTGGCTTCCCATTCCCGGCGCTCGATCCACCGGGGTCATAACGAGCGATGAGGCGCTGAGGCTTGAGGAGGTGCCCCGGAGCCTTGTGGTGATAGGCGGTGGGGCCGTTGGCCTCGAGTTCGCCGCGCTCTTCGGCGATCTGGGCTCCTCGGTAACGGTCTTGGAGATGATGCCCCAAATATTGCCCGGCGAGGATCCGGAGGCCGCGGGGGCGATGGCTAAGGCCCTGAGGCGAAGGGGCATAACGATTGAAACCGGGAGCAAGGTTTCCTCCATAGAGGAGGGGCCCGGGGGCCTGAAGCTGGTGAGGGCCACCGGGGAGGGGGGCCAAAGGATTTTCGAGGGGGAACTGGTCCTCATGGCGGCGGGCAGGGCCCCGAACACCAAGGGTATCGGCTTGGAGGAGGCTGGGGTGGCGATGGATGGCAACGGAAGGATCGTTGTGAACGATCGCATGGAAACGAACGTCCCGGGCATATTCGCGGTCGGGGACGCTGTCGGGAAGAGGATGTTCGCCCACTCAGCCATGGCCGAGGGCATCGTCGCGGCCGAGAACGCCGCCGGGCTCGATTCGAGAATGGATTACGCCGCGGTCCCGAGATGCGTTTATGGTGAGCCCGAGGTAGCATCGGTGGGCCTATCCGAGGCCGAGGCGAGGGAAACGCATGGGGAGGTCATCGTGGGCAGGTTCCCGATGCTCGCGAGCGGGAGGGCCCTCACGCTAGGGGAGAGGGATGGCTTCGTGAAGCTCGTGGCCGATGCCAGGTATAAGGCCCTTCTGGGGGCCCAGATAGTTGGCCCGAACGCCAGCGAATTGATCCACGAGATCGCGGTGGCCATGCGCTCCGAATGTACACTCGAATGCTTAGCGGAGGCGATCCACGCCCATCCGACCTTGGCCGAGGCCATCAGGGAGGCGGCATTGGATGGGCTCGGGAGGGCCTTGCATATGCATAAGTGA
- a CDS encoding radical SAM protein has protein sequence MNGYICDRAEWGGDICSPDPPRPKGEILFYEPSFAPGRGGKEGFPLSFPSISITGTQCALSCKHCGGRLLRGMIPAGSPEELLAVCEGIKERGGIGCLISGGCDRGGSVPLAGFLEAIWRIKRDLGLKVVVHTGIVGEGVAEGLGRAGIDAALIDLIGSAEAIREVYGLEASPIDYERSLRLLREHGVPIVPHILVGIHHGRPSGELEALRIASECGPQALAFIVLTPIRGTPMESATPPSPSEVAGLISAARLALPDIPLALGCVRPKGSHRARLDALAIRAGVNAIAFPSSSAIDLAESMGIKIRFSKTCCSLVHEDILI, from the coding sequence GTGAATGGATATATATGCGATAGGGCCGAATGGGGGGGAGATATCTGCTCCCCGGATCCCCCAAGGCCCAAGGGGGAGATCCTATTCTACGAGCCCAGCTTCGCCCCCGGGAGGGGGGGAAAGGAGGGTTTCCCCCTTTCGTTCCCATCGATCTCGATCACCGGGACCCAGTGCGCCCTGAGCTGCAAGCATTGCGGCGGTAGGCTCCTGAGGGGCATGATCCCGGCGGGATCCCCCGAGGAGCTATTGGCCGTTTGTGAGGGGATAAAGGAAAGGGGGGGCATCGGGTGCCTCATAAGCGGGGGTTGCGATCGAGGCGGCTCAGTGCCGCTGGCGGGATTCTTGGAAGCTATATGGAGGATCAAGCGGGATTTGGGGCTCAAGGTCGTGGTCCATACCGGAATAGTGGGGGAAGGGGTTGCGGAGGGCTTGGGAAGGGCTGGGATCGATGCGGCCTTGATCGATCTGATCGGATCGGCTGAAGCGATACGGGAGGTTTATGGCCTCGAGGCGAGCCCGATCGATTACGAAAGGTCCTTGAGGTTGCTCCGCGAGCACGGGGTCCCGATCGTGCCGCATATACTGGTCGGGATCCACCATGGGCGGCCAAGTGGGGAGTTAGAGGCCTTGAGGATCGCTTCCGAATGCGGCCCCCAAGCGCTCGCGTTTATAGTCCTAACCCCCATAAGGGGGACCCCAATGGAATCGGCCACGCCCCCGAGCCCTTCGGAGGTGGCAGGGCTCATATCCGCGGCCAGATTGGCCTTGCCCGACATCCCATTGGCCCTAGGTTGCGTGAGGCCGAAGGGGAGCCATAGGGCTCGGTTGGATGCGCTCGCGATAAGGGCCGGAGTGAACGCGATAGCCTTCCCCTCGAGCTCGGCCATCGACCTAGCCGAGTCGATGGGCATCAAGATCCGCTTCTCCAAGACGTGCTGCTCCCTAGTCCATGAGGATATCCTAATCTAG
- a CDS encoding biotin/lipoate A/B protein ligase family protein, whose amino-acid sequence MRETWRLIGISSNDAYMNMAIDEAIMRAKAAGRVPNTIRFYRWRPSAVSIGFFQSVEEEVDIGACAELGVDIVRRPTGGGAVYHDSDGELTYSLVVDAGNPRVSADFLTSYRALCEGIVRGLRSLGLDAHFNPVNDVLVGGRKISGNAQTRRLGTVLQHGTVLLRADLSRMFRVLRIADEKLRDKMISAAQERVTTIERELGRAVGFEEVSDALRRGFEEALGIELEEGDLSEEERSLAMELRGKYSSREWIYMR is encoded by the coding sequence TTGAGGGAAACTTGGAGGTTGATAGGGATCAGCTCAAATGATGCATATATGAACATGGCCATAGACGAGGCCATTATGAGGGCCAAGGCGGCCGGGAGGGTCCCGAATACTATAAGGTTCTACAGGTGGAGGCCCTCGGCCGTTTCCATAGGGTTCTTCCAGAGCGTGGAGGAGGAGGTCGATATAGGAGCTTGCGCGGAGCTCGGGGTGGATATAGTTAGGAGGCCGACCGGCGGAGGGGCTGTATATCACGACAGCGATGGGGAATTGACCTACAGCTTGGTCGTGGATGCGGGGAACCCGAGGGTTTCGGCCGATTTCCTCACATCCTATAGGGCCCTTTGCGAGGGCATAGTCCGCGGCTTGAGGAGTCTCGGCCTAGATGCCCATTTCAACCCAGTCAACGACGTGCTCGTGGGCGGTAGGAAGATCTCAGGGAACGCCCAAACTAGGAGGTTGGGGACCGTTCTGCAGCATGGAACCGTACTCCTGCGCGCCGATCTCTCGAGGATGTTCCGGGTCCTGAGGATCGCGGATGAGAAGCTCAGGGATAAGATGATATCGGCGGCGCAGGAAAGGGTCACTACGATCGAGAGGGAGCTCGGGAGGGCCGTCGGGTTCGAGGAGGTCTCGGATGCCCTTAGGCGCGGGTTTGAGGAGGCCTTGGGGATCGAGCTCGAGGAGGGGGATTTGAGCGAGGAGGAGCGCTCCTTGGCGATGGAGCTAAGGGGGAAGTACTCGAGCCGTGAATGGATATATATGCGATAG
- a CDS encoding radical SAM protein, which produces MEPRNIRASIGTAIALGLVRGRAAVPPRTAYLLTYHEGRCSSNCAFCPQASGASSKTDRLSRVLWPAFPTEEVLSRLAAISEKGGFGRICLQVVNYEGAFEDSLKLITHIRRYSSLPISISCQPLSRDRLRGLKVAGVERVGIPLDAASEELFERVKGRSAGGPYRWEEHFRSLKDAVSIFGKGMVTTHLIVGLGERDVDLCKIIQELSDSGISTALFAFSPVEGTALEGLAPPSLARYRRIQLARHLIANGLSRFEWMEFDEGGRITGFGIPPHRILEEIGSGEPFETSGCPSCNRPFYTERAKGPLYNFPRPLQEDELEEAKALAIGSPRVGE; this is translated from the coding sequence ATGGAGCCCCGCAATATCAGGGCCTCCATAGGCACAGCGATCGCGCTGGGGTTGGTTAGGGGGAGGGCGGCCGTCCCCCCGAGGACCGCTTACCTATTGACCTATCACGAGGGGCGCTGCTCCTCAAATTGCGCCTTCTGCCCGCAGGCGAGCGGCGCATCCTCCAAAACCGATAGGCTCTCCAGGGTTTTATGGCCGGCCTTTCCAACGGAGGAGGTTCTATCGAGGCTCGCGGCCATTAGTGAAAAGGGGGGGTTCGGGAGGATATGCTTGCAGGTCGTGAATTACGAGGGGGCCTTCGAGGATTCGCTGAAGCTGATAACCCATATCAGGCGCTATTCGAGCCTCCCGATCTCAATATCCTGCCAGCCGTTGAGCCGGGATCGGCTTCGGGGATTGAAGGTGGCTGGGGTCGAGAGGGTTGGGATACCGCTGGACGCGGCCAGCGAGGAGTTGTTCGAAAGGGTTAAGGGGCGCTCGGCCGGCGGGCCATATCGATGGGAGGAACATTTCCGATCCTTAAAGGACGCCGTGTCGATATTCGGGAAGGGGATGGTAACGACCCATTTAATAGTTGGCTTGGGCGAGCGGGACGTGGATCTTTGTAAGATAATACAGGAGCTTAGCGACTCCGGCATCTCCACGGCCCTCTTCGCCTTCAGTCCGGTCGAAGGCACGGCCCTCGAGGGCTTAGCCCCCCCAAGCTTGGCCCGCTATAGGAGGATCCAGTTGGCTAGGCATTTGATCGCGAACGGATTGTCGCGCTTTGAGTGGATGGAGTTCGATGAGGGGGGTCGCATAACGGGCTTTGGGATCCCGCCCCATAGGATCCTCGAGGAGATCGGATCAGGGGAGCCGTTCGAAACCTCGGGATGCCCGAGTTGCAATCGCCCCTTCTACACGGAAAGGGCCAAGGGCCCCCTTTATAACTTCCCGAGGCCCCTTCAGGAGGATGAGCTCGAAGAGGCGAAGGCCTTGGCGATCGGATCGCCTCGGGTTGGTGAATAA
- a CDS encoding lipoate protein ligase C-terminal domain-containing protein, which yields MLMRRGEHKVRGGKLIRVLLEEDRGRIARIRITGDFFLHPEDAIFELERALEGVELKEGPLLERIKEVYRSAGAFSIGAGPEDFVKAILGAKAWSPAISGPP from the coding sequence ATGCTCATGAGGAGGGGGGAGCATAAAGTCAGAGGCGGGAAGCTTATCAGGGTCCTATTGGAGGAGGATCGCGGGCGCATAGCTCGGATAAGGATAACGGGGGATTTCTTCCTCCACCCAGAGGATGCCATATTCGAATTGGAGAGGGCCTTAGAAGGGGTAGAGCTCAAGGAGGGCCCTTTGCTGGAGCGAATCAAGGAAGTTTATCGCAGCGCCGGGGCCTTTTCAATCGGAGCTGGGCCCGAGGATTTCGTTAAAGCCATCTTGGGGGCGAAGGCATGGAGCCCCGCAATATCAGGGCCTCCATAG
- a CDS encoding MoaD/ThiS family protein has protein sequence MELRRIEVELLGALGDIAGSDRIEIYFDGPITVKGLIEELVRSVGSEEFRRAIFAHGSEDPRAYTLILVNGVEVGSMGLLDSEVADGSRVTLISLWHGG, from the coding sequence ATGGAGTTGCGAAGGATAGAGGTTGAGCTGCTGGGAGCTTTGGGGGATATCGCCGGAAGTGATCGAATTGAAATCTATTTCGATGGCCCAATCACCGTCAAAGGCCTCATAGAGGAATTGGTGAGAAGCGTTGGCTCGGAGGAGTTCAGGAGGGCCATATTCGCACATGGCTCGGAGGATCCTAGGGCCTATACCTTGATATTGGTGAATGGCGTCGAGGTCGGCTCCATGGGCCTCTTGGATTCCGAGGTGGCGGATGGATCAAGGGTGACCCTAATATCGCTTTGGCACGGCGGCTGA
- a CDS encoding TatD family hydrolase has translation MPGGRVIGSTYTDCHIHLSDPIYSTRLGEILEGARASGLGAIVTNAVDLGTSLGNLRISEANPGFVYPAIGMHPLNISEGELSALKRLILASRDRLVAIGEVGLDVKAELLVGHKQLAILKSFLDLSKELDLPVIIHSRGMQEEAFKAVAEAGIERALFHWFTGSAELLRELIGSGYNISIGPSVLYSKRVRDVARETPIDLILTETDGPVPYRGIAEGGLTTPALIPKVALEIAELKGIPEWSLREAVKANFEKFFRVRVSTIGIG, from the coding sequence CTGCCCGGCGGGAGGGTTATCGGTTCGACCTACACGGATTGCCATATCCACCTCTCCGATCCAATTTATTCCACGCGCCTAGGGGAGATCCTTGAGGGGGCTAGGGCCTCGGGCCTTGGGGCTATTGTCACGAACGCCGTGGATCTCGGCACTTCCTTGGGGAATTTAAGGATCTCGGAGGCCAATCCCGGATTCGTTTACCCGGCCATTGGGATGCACCCCCTCAATATAAGTGAGGGGGAATTGAGCGCTTTGAAGAGGCTGATATTGGCTTCAAGGGACCGCTTGGTAGCCATAGGCGAGGTGGGGTTGGACGTTAAGGCGGAGCTCCTCGTGGGGCATAAACAGCTCGCGATATTGAAATCTTTCTTGGATCTCTCCAAGGAGCTCGACCTTCCGGTCATCATTCATTCTAGGGGCATGCAGGAGGAGGCCTTCAAGGCGGTGGCAGAGGCGGGGATTGAGAGGGCCCTTTTCCATTGGTTCACCGGGTCGGCGGAGCTACTAAGGGAGTTGATCGGATCGGGATATAATATATCGATCGGGCCCTCGGTCCTCTATTCCAAAAGGGTTCGGGATGTGGCGAGGGAGACTCCTATAGACCTCATCTTGACCGAAACCGATGGGCCCGTACCCTATAGGGGTATAGCCGAAGGCGGCTTAACGACCCCGGCCTTGATACCAAAGGTGGCATTGGAGATCGCAGAGCTCAAGGGCATTCCTGAATGGAGCCTTAGGGAGGCCGTTAAAGCGAATTTCGAAAAATTCTTCAGGGTGAGGGTTTCCACGATTGGAATTGGCTAA
- a CDS encoding NFYB/HAP3 family transcription factor subunit gives MREGELSTAAIHRLIKKAGAERVGDDAVRELGKVVEDIAIRISKEAIELASHAGRKTIKVEDVQLATKRIMRE, from the coding sequence ATGAGGGAAGGTGAGCTCTCGACCGCCGCGATACATAGGCTCATAAAAAAGGCGGGGGCCGAGAGGGTTGGGGACGACGCCGTGAGGGAGCTCGGGAAGGTAGTCGAGGATATAGCGATAAGGATAAGCAAGGAAGCGATAGAGCTGGCCAGCCACGCGGGAAGGAAGACGATTAAGGTAGAGGACGTGCAGCTCGCTACGAAGAGGATAATGCGCGAATGA
- the thsB gene encoding thermosome subunit beta, whose protein sequence is MAYMGGQPILILKEGASRTRGRDAQRSNMTAAKVIAEVVRSTLGPRGMDKMLVDSLGDITITNDGATVLDEIDVQHPAAKMMVEVAKTQDDEVGDGTTTAVVLAGALLEKAEELLSENIHPTVIVKGYKQAGEEAIKILNEIAVPVDINDVETLKKVALTSMRSKGLGEARDHFASMAVEAVKQITERRGDRYIADIDNIQLVKKIGKSLLESQLIKGIIIDKEVVHPGMPKRIENPKIALIDAALEIEKTEISAEIRISNPEQMKAFLDEENRMMREMVEKIKASGANVVLCQKGIDDMVQHFLAKEGIMAVRRIKKSDMEKLARATGGKIVTNLDDLKPEDLGSAQLAIERKIGEDKMVFIEGCKDPRSVSILLRAGLERMVDELERSIHDGLSVVSDVIEKNKIVAGGGSVEAELAKRLKSYAAKIGGREQLAIEAFAESLEIIPRTLAENAGLDPVDIMVELRSAHEKEGGLWAGVDVFGGKVVDMMKLGVIEPLAVKEQCIKSAVEAASMILRIDDVIAAAKPPPTPKGKGEGEGGETSETPEF, encoded by the coding sequence ATGGCGTATATGGGCGGACAACCCATCCTGATATTGAAGGAGGGCGCTAGCAGGACCAGGGGGAGGGATGCCCAAAGGTCCAACATGACAGCGGCCAAGGTCATAGCAGAGGTCGTCAGGAGCACGCTGGGGCCTCGCGGCATGGACAAGATGCTGGTCGATAGCCTAGGGGACATTACGATCACGAACGACGGGGCCACCGTGCTGGATGAGATAGACGTGCAGCACCCGGCCGCGAAGATGATGGTGGAGGTCGCCAAGACCCAAGACGACGAGGTCGGCGATGGGACGACCACGGCCGTCGTGCTGGCCGGTGCCCTCTTGGAAAAGGCGGAGGAGCTCCTCAGCGAGAACATACATCCAACAGTGATAGTCAAAGGGTATAAGCAAGCGGGGGAGGAGGCTATAAAGATACTGAACGAGATAGCGGTCCCGGTGGACATCAATGATGTTGAGACATTGAAGAAGGTAGCGCTGACATCGATGAGGAGCAAGGGCCTCGGGGAGGCAAGGGACCATTTCGCCTCGATGGCCGTCGAAGCCGTAAAGCAGATAACGGAGAGGAGGGGCGACCGCTATATCGCGGACATAGACAACATACAGCTGGTGAAGAAGATAGGCAAGAGCCTATTGGAGTCCCAGCTCATAAAGGGCATCATAATAGACAAGGAAGTCGTACACCCCGGCATGCCGAAGAGGATCGAGAACCCGAAGATCGCCCTGATAGATGCGGCCCTCGAGATCGAGAAGACCGAGATAAGCGCTGAGATAAGGATCTCGAACCCCGAGCAAATGAAGGCCTTCCTCGACGAGGAGAACAGGATGATGAGGGAAATGGTCGAGAAGATAAAGGCCTCGGGGGCCAACGTGGTGCTCTGTCAGAAGGGCATCGACGATATGGTCCAGCACTTCTTGGCGAAGGAGGGGATAATGGCCGTCAGGAGGATAAAGAAGTCGGACATGGAGAAGTTGGCTAGGGCGACCGGCGGGAAGATAGTGACAAACTTGGACGACCTCAAGCCCGAGGATCTCGGCTCAGCGCAGCTGGCCATAGAGAGGAAGATCGGAGAGGACAAGATGGTCTTCATAGAGGGATGCAAGGATCCAAGATCCGTTTCGATACTCCTGAGGGCCGGCTTGGAGCGCATGGTCGATGAGCTCGAGCGATCGATACACGATGGGCTTTCGGTGGTTTCGGACGTCATAGAGAAGAACAAGATCGTCGCGGGTGGGGGCTCCGTGGAGGCGGAGCTCGCCAAGAGGCTGAAGTCGTACGCCGCGAAGATAGGCGGCAGGGAGCAGCTGGCGATAGAGGCCTTCGCGGAATCCTTGGAGATCATACCGAGGACCTTGGCCGAGAACGCGGGCTTGGATCCGGTCGACATAATGGTGGAGCTTAGGTCTGCGCATGAGAAGGAGGGCGGGCTTTGGGCCGGCGTGGACGTATTCGGCGGCAAGGTCGTCGATATGATGAAGCTCGGCGTCATTGAGCCACTGGCCGTTAAGGAGCAATGCATCAAATCCGCCGTGGAGGCCGCCAGCATGATCCTGAGGATCGACGACGTCATAGCAGCTGCGAAGCCGCCGCCGACGCCGAAGGGCAAGGGCGAAGGCGAGGGCGGCGAGACCTCGGAGACGCCCGAGTTCTAA
- a CDS encoding adenylate kinase family protein → MPDRKRIIVVTGTPGVGKSSLARALAERLGWIALDLSDFSLKEGLLREYDGARRTWVIDENRLRKAIMRLLRNLKSGIIVEGHYAQAIVPSNGVELALVLRCDPRVLEERLRDRGYGEDKVLENIEAEILDLCLLEALNAFGASRVHEIDMTKLSLEEAIGEALEVILGRKRPSLLGIDWIGILEREGCLERYLVGRRIEPEGKKIFDNSL, encoded by the coding sequence TTGCCGGATCGGAAGCGGATAATAGTTGTGACAGGAACCCCCGGGGTCGGCAAATCCTCTTTGGCCCGAGCGCTAGCCGAGAGGCTGGGGTGGATCGCATTAGATTTAAGCGATTTCTCCTTGAAGGAGGGGCTTTTGAGGGAGTACGATGGGGCCCGGAGGACGTGGGTGATCGATGAGAATCGGCTGAGGAAGGCCATTATGCGATTATTGAGGAATTTGAAATCCGGGATAATAGTGGAGGGCCATTATGCACAAGCCATCGTCCCATCGAATGGCGTGGAACTGGCTCTCGTCCTGAGGTGCGACCCAAGGGTCTTGGAGGAGAGGCTGAGGGACAGGGGATATGGGGAGGATAAGGTATTGGAGAACATAGAGGCGGAGATCCTCGACTTATGCTTATTGGAGGCCCTAAACGCCTTCGGCGCATCTAGGGTCCATGAGATCGATATGACCAAGCTGAGCTTGGAGGAGGCCATCGGCGAGGCTTTGGAGGTCATCTTGGGGAGGAAGCGGCCCTCCCTTCTCGGAATAGATTGGATAGGGATATTGGAAAGAGAGGGGTGCTTGGAAAGATATTTGGTGGGAAGGCGAATTGAGCCGGAGGGCAAAAAGATATTTGATAATTCGCTGTGA
- a CDS encoding Lsm family RNA-binding protein, which produces MSSVGERRFFEELSQLLNKNVTVETINGKVYSGILSGVNASSMSICLTDAKDQGGRSIYKLFINGSAILEIYSAEKPFDLEALAMRLERVFPRMVKLVEGSGTIVVMDKIRVGEGGLLEGSGPIAERVKRIYEEFVRERSKAA; this is translated from the coding sequence TTGTCGAGCGTAGGGGAGAGGAGATTCTTCGAGGAGCTTTCCCAACTCCTTAATAAGAACGTAACCGTTGAAACAATTAATGGCAAAGTGTACTCCGGAATCCTCTCCGGGGTTAATGCGAGCTCAATGAGCATCTGCCTGACTGATGCGAAGGATCAGGGCGGGAGGAGCATATATAAGCTCTTCATAAATGGAAGCGCCATCTTGGAGATATATAGCGCTGAGAAGCCATTCGATCTTGAGGCCCTGGCCATGAGGCTGGAGAGGGTATTCCCGCGTATGGTTAAATTGGTCGAGGGATCCGGAACGATAGTGGTCATGGATAAAATCAGGGTTGGCGAGGGCGGATTGCTCGAGGGCAGCGGCCCGATCGCTGAGAGGGTGAAGAGGATATACGAGGAGTTCGTCAGGGAGAGGTCGAAGGCCGCTTAG